A single window of Streptomyces cathayae DNA harbors:
- a CDS encoding MurR/RpiR family transcriptional regulator: protein MTQDVKEIFAPPAPAALAAKVRTLAPSMTRSMQRVAEAVAGDPAGCAALTVTGLAELTGTSEATVVRTARLLGYPGYRDLRLALAGLAAQQQSGRAPSITTDIAVDDPIADVVAKLAYDEQQTLADTAAGLDTVQLGAAVAALAGARRTDVYGIGASGLVAQDLTQKLLRIGLIAHAPGDPHLAVTNAVQLRAGDVAVAITHSGSTGDVIEPLRVAFEHGATTIAVTGRPNGPVTQYADHVLTTSTARESELRPAAMSSRTSQLLVVDCLFVGIAQRTYESAAPALSASYEALAHRHRSGPR from the coding sequence GTGACCCAGGACGTGAAGGAAATTTTCGCTCCGCCCGCCCCCGCCGCCCTCGCGGCCAAGGTGCGCACGCTGGCCCCCTCGATGACCCGTTCCATGCAGCGGGTCGCCGAGGCCGTCGCGGGCGACCCGGCCGGCTGCGCCGCCCTCACGGTCACCGGCCTCGCCGAGCTCACCGGCACCAGCGAGGCCACCGTCGTCCGCACCGCCCGCCTGCTCGGCTACCCCGGCTACCGCGACCTGCGGCTCGCCCTCGCCGGGCTCGCCGCCCAGCAGCAGTCCGGCCGCGCGCCCTCCATCACGACCGACATCGCGGTGGACGACCCCATCGCCGACGTCGTCGCCAAACTCGCCTACGACGAGCAGCAGACCCTCGCCGACACCGCGGCCGGACTGGACACCGTCCAGCTCGGCGCGGCCGTCGCGGCGCTGGCCGGTGCCCGCCGGACGGACGTGTACGGCATCGGCGCCTCCGGCCTGGTCGCCCAGGACCTCACCCAGAAGCTGCTGCGCATAGGCCTGATAGCCCACGCCCCCGGCGATCCGCACCTCGCCGTCACCAACGCGGTGCAGCTGCGCGCCGGTGACGTGGCCGTCGCCATCACGCACTCCGGGTCGACCGGGGACGTCATCGAACCGCTGCGGGTGGCCTTCGAGCACGGGGCGACGACGATCGCGGTGACCGGCCGCCCGAACGGACCCGTCACCCAGTACGCCGACCACGTACTGACCACGTCCACGGCCCGCGAGAGCGAGCTGCGCCCGGCCGCGATGTCGTCCCGGACCAGTCAGCTCCTGGTGGTGGACTGTCTGTTCGTCGGCATCGCCCAGCGCACCT
- a CDS encoding DUF4031 domain-containing protein, which translates to MTLYIDPPTWPGHGRLWSHLVSDVSYDELHAFAAGLGVPRRAFERDHYDIPEHRYPDVVLAGALEVSSREVVRLLYGAGLRVRKSTVREGVVRADVVRTAVVRVSEVQRRSS; encoded by the coding sequence GTGACCCTGTACATCGACCCGCCCACCTGGCCGGGACACGGCCGGCTCTGGTCCCACCTGGTCAGCGACGTCTCCTACGACGAACTGCACGCCTTCGCCGCCGGCCTCGGCGTCCCCCGCCGCGCCTTCGAACGCGACCACTACGACATCCCCGAGCACCGGTACCCGGACGTCGTGCTCGCCGGGGCGCTGGAGGTCAGCAGCCGCGAGGTGGTGCGGCTGCTGTACGGGGCGGGGCTGCGGGTGCGCAAGAGCACGGTGCGCGAGGGCGTGGTACGCGCCGACGTGGTGCGCACCGCCGTGGTGCGCGTCAGCGAGGTTCAGCGGCGCAGCTCGTAG
- a CDS encoding GNAT family N-acetyltransferase: protein MTRADEPAGENTIRIPTDRLTLASITPAVASDLSSSGDGGYRWVGAAPADGTRVGAGLMVEQYGEGTFHPAWTMYVLVRREDDLAVGAMGFHRAPDGDGRVEIGYDLVEGARGHGYATEALRALSAWALAQDGVRTVTAVIDRANLPSRNVVTRAGFTRAAENAGENAGEYVYELRR from the coding sequence ATGACAAGGGCTGACGAGCCGGCGGGCGAGAACACGATCCGCATACCCACCGACCGCCTCACCCTGGCGAGCATCACTCCCGCGGTCGCGTCCGATCTGTCGTCGAGCGGTGACGGCGGCTACCGGTGGGTCGGCGCCGCTCCCGCCGACGGGACCCGGGTGGGGGCCGGGTTGATGGTCGAGCAGTACGGGGAAGGGACCTTCCACCCGGCGTGGACCATGTACGTACTGGTCCGGCGGGAGGACGACCTCGCGGTGGGCGCCATGGGCTTCCACCGCGCGCCGGACGGGGACGGCCGGGTGGAGATCGGCTACGACCTCGTCGAGGGTGCCCGCGGCCACGGCTACGCCACCGAGGCGCTGCGCGCGCTGTCGGCGTGGGCGCTCGCGCAGGACGGCGTACGGACCGTCACCGCCGTCATCGACCGCGCCAACCTGCCCTCGCGGAACGTCGTCACCCGCGCCGGATTCACCCGGGCCGCCGAGAACGCGGGGGAGAACGCGGGCGAGTACGTCTACGAGCTGCGCCGCTGA
- a CDS encoding HD domain-containing protein, producing MADTDVLRARFARALEGARGSGGGPDPAPYADDLITRWQEPQRHYHTLAHLTAVLDHVDELAAYADDPDVVRLAAWFHDAVYLPDRSENEERSARLAERALAEAGVPEAKVAEVARLVRLTVTHDPAEDDRDGQVLCDADLAVLASPPSAYAAYTAAVRAEYHFVPGDAFREGRAAVLRRLLALPRLFRTPHGQEHREATARYNIGSELELLTQ from the coding sequence ATGGCCGACACCGACGTCCTGCGTGCCCGTTTCGCCCGCGCCCTGGAGGGGGCCCGGGGTTCCGGGGGCGGGCCCGATCCGGCGCCCTACGCCGACGACCTGATCACCCGCTGGCAGGAGCCGCAGCGGCACTACCACACGCTCGCCCACCTCACCGCCGTGCTCGATCACGTCGACGAGCTGGCGGCGTACGCGGACGACCCGGACGTCGTGCGGCTCGCGGCCTGGTTCCACGACGCCGTGTACCTGCCCGACCGCTCCGAGAACGAGGAGCGGTCCGCGCGGCTCGCCGAGCGGGCGCTGGCCGAGGCCGGGGTGCCGGAGGCGAAGGTCGCCGAGGTGGCGCGGCTGGTGCGGCTCACCGTCACGCACGACCCGGCCGAGGACGACCGGGACGGTCAGGTGCTGTGCGACGCCGACCTGGCGGTCCTCGCCTCGCCCCCGTCGGCGTACGCCGCCTACACCGCCGCCGTCCGCGCGGAGTACCACTTCGTGCCGGGCGACGCCTTCCGCGAGGGCCGCGCCGCCGTCCTGCGCCGACTCCTCGCCCTGCCCCGCCTGTTCCGCACGCCGCACGGACAGGAGCACCGGGAGGCCACCGCCCGGTACAACATCGGCTCCGAGCTGGAACTGCTGACGCAATGA